A single region of the Nitrosomonas sp. Is79A3 genome encodes:
- the accC gene encoding acetyl-CoA carboxylase biotin carboxylase subunit, translated as MFEKILIANRGEIALRIQRACRAMGIKTVAVHSEADAEAKYVKLADESVCIGPAPVAQSYLNVPAIISAAEVTDAEAIHPGYGFLSENADFAERVEKSGFVFIGPRPETIRLMGDKVSAKNAMKKAGVPCVPGSDGALSENIDEVKKIAREIGYPIIIKAAGGGGGRGMRVVHTEAALSNAVIMTRNEAQSAFGNPIVYAEKYLENPRHIEFQLLVDEHGNAVHLGERDCSMQRRHQKILEEAPAPGISEKLRNKMGERCADACRRIKYRGVGTFEFLFENNEFYFIEMNTRLQVEHPVTEAITGIDLVQAQINVAAGLVLPISQKDVIIKGHAIECRINAEDAYKLTPSAGRITQYHAPGGPGVRVDSHVYHNYMVPPYYDSMIGKIITYGDTREQAIARMRIALSEMVVTGIKTNIPLHLDLLTDASFLRGGVAIHYLEQKLALHNKKD; from the coding sequence ATGTTTGAAAAAATTCTTATAGCAAATCGTGGCGAGATTGCCCTGCGGATCCAGCGCGCTTGTCGTGCGATGGGTATCAAAACAGTTGCAGTGCATTCTGAAGCTGATGCGGAAGCAAAATACGTCAAGCTGGCCGATGAGTCGGTATGTATTGGCCCGGCACCGGTGGCGCAAAGCTATCTGAACGTGCCGGCGATTATCAGTGCTGCAGAAGTGACCGATGCCGAAGCCATTCATCCCGGTTACGGATTCCTGTCAGAAAATGCAGACTTTGCCGAACGGGTGGAAAAGAGTGGTTTTGTGTTTATCGGTCCGCGGCCGGAAACGATTCGCCTGATGGGTGACAAAGTCAGCGCGAAGAATGCCATGAAAAAAGCCGGCGTTCCCTGTGTGCCGGGATCAGATGGCGCATTATCTGAAAATATCGATGAGGTGAAGAAGATTGCGCGGGAGATCGGCTATCCCATCATCATTAAAGCTGCTGGCGGCGGTGGCGGCCGCGGAATGCGGGTCGTACACACCGAAGCGGCTTTATCCAATGCTGTGATCATGACGCGTAATGAAGCGCAATCAGCGTTTGGGAACCCGATTGTTTATGCAGAAAAGTATCTGGAAAATCCGCGCCATATCGAATTCCAATTATTGGTGGATGAACATGGCAATGCTGTTCACTTGGGCGAAAGAGATTGTTCAATGCAGCGCCGCCACCAGAAAATTCTCGAAGAAGCGCCCGCACCCGGCATATCGGAAAAATTGCGTAATAAAATGGGCGAACGTTGTGCCGATGCTTGCCGCCGTATTAAATATCGGGGTGTAGGCACCTTTGAATTTCTGTTTGAGAACAATGAATTCTACTTCATTGAAATGAATACGCGCTTGCAAGTGGAACATCCGGTGACGGAAGCGATTACCGGTATTGATCTGGTACAGGCGCAAATTAATGTGGCAGCCGGTCTGGTGTTACCGATTAGTCAAAAAGATGTCATCATCAAGGGGCATGCGATAGAGTGCCGTATCAATGCGGAAGATGCTTACAAACTGACACCTTCCGCCGGACGTATTACGCAATATCACGCGCCGGGCGGACCGGGTGTGCGGGTTGATTCACATGTATACCATAATTATATGGTGCCGCCGTATTATGATTCCATGATCGGCAAGATCATTACTTATGGGGATACGCGTGAACAAGCGATTGCACGCATGCGGATTGCTCTGTCAGAAATGGTGGTTACCGGCATTAAAACAAATATTCCATTGCACCTGGATTTGTTGACCGACGCTTCCTTCCTGCGCGGCGGTGTCGCGATTCATTATCTGGAGCAGAAACTTGCCCTGCATAATAAGAAGGACTGA
- a CDS encoding site-specific integrase — protein sequence MANIEKRISNDGKTSYRVKIRLKGHPGQSATFERLTDAKKWAQHTESAIREGRHFKTTEAKRHTLADLIDRYCRDVLPAKKSAKDQTQQLTWWKSEIGSYALADVTPSLLAECRDKLGREITVRNKPRSPASVVRYIAALSHVFTIAVKEWGWLEDSPMRKVTKPKESRGRVRFLSDDERIRLLKICKESSNPYLYVVVVLALSTGMRQGEIMGLTWDVIDLNQGRAILHETKNGERRAVAITGHALELIKELSKVRRIDSNLLFPSKENAPQKPQKPMDLRSPWETAVKKAELQDFKFHDLRHSAASYLAMNGASLAEIAEVLGHKTLQMVKRYAHLSEGHTARVVASMNNKIFG from the coding sequence ATGGCAAATATCGAAAAGCGTATTTCCAATGATGGAAAAACCAGCTATCGGGTAAAAATAAGATTAAAAGGCCACCCTGGGCAATCAGCAACATTTGAACGCCTGACTGATGCCAAGAAATGGGCGCAACATACAGAATCTGCAATTCGTGAAGGTCGTCACTTCAAAACAACAGAAGCTAAGCGCCATACTTTGGCCGATTTGATAGACCGCTATTGCCGGGACGTATTACCAGCCAAAAAGAGCGCAAAAGACCAAACGCAGCAATTAACATGGTGGAAATCCGAAATCGGAAGCTATGCCCTTGCTGATGTAACACCCTCACTATTGGCAGAATGCAGGGATAAACTAGGCCGTGAAATCACTGTACGCAATAAACCTCGTTCACCTGCAAGTGTAGTGCGATATATAGCCGCACTATCTCATGTTTTCACAATCGCCGTAAAAGAATGGGGATGGTTAGAAGATAGCCCAATGCGAAAAGTAACCAAACCGAAGGAATCACGCGGACGGGTGCGTTTCCTTTCTGATGATGAACGCATACGCTTATTAAAAATCTGCAAAGAATCAAGCAACCCTTATCTTTATGTTGTCGTAGTGCTGGCATTGTCAACCGGAATGCGTCAAGGTGAAATTATGGGATTAACTTGGGACGTGATAGATTTAAACCAAGGCCGTGCAATACTGCATGAAACTAAAAACGGCGAACGCCGCGCCGTGGCGATTACTGGTCATGCTTTAGAGCTAATAAAAGAACTTTCCAAAGTACGCCGGATTGATAGCAATTTACTTTTTCCATCTAAGGAAAACGCACCACAAAAACCACAAAAACCTATGGATTTACGCTCCCCATGGGAAACAGCCGTAAAAAAAGCAGAACTTCAAGATTTCAAATTCCATGATTTACGTCACAGTGCTGCTTCATATCTAGCCATGAATGGCGCAAGCCTAGCAGAAATTGCCGAAGTGCTGGGACATAAAACCTTGCAAATGGTGAAGCGCTATGCTCACTTATCCGAAGGGCATACCGCTCGCGTAGTGGCTTCTATGAATAATAAAATCTTTGGATAG
- a CDS encoding CHC2 zinc finger domain-containing protein, whose product MKTLAQSLQNVKAYIRPVDFYRSELPAMPPPRGSGWRDGGLCPFHPDKHAGSFRVNLETGAFLCFSCGSKGGDIIAFIQQRDGLSFPEAVQKLSDEWGL is encoded by the coding sequence ATGAAAACTCTTGCTCAATCACTTCAAAACGTTAAGGCTTATATTCGCCCCGTTGATTTTTACCGCAGCGAATTACCAGCTATGCCGCCGCCGCGTGGCAGCGGATGGCGTGATGGCGGATTATGTCCATTTCATCCTGATAAGCACGCTGGAAGCTTTCGAGTAAATCTTGAAACGGGTGCTTTCCTTTGCTTTTCTTGTGGTTCCAAGGGTGGGGATATTATCGCCTTCATTCAACAGCGAGACGGCTTGAGCTTCCCAGAAGCAGTGCAAAAACTATCTGATGAATGGGGGTTATGA
- the prmA gene encoding 50S ribosomal protein L11 methyltransferase: MSWVTLIIRADAAHAELLSDALMEQGALSVDIHDAAADTQDEQLLFGEPGEPSGVIWQNAEVSALFNHGADFDAIMQNVTHLAQLDSQPNYRLERVEEQDWVRLTQSQFNPIQISPRLWIVPTWHQSPDPAAINLILDPGLAFGTGSHPTTQLCLGWLDQNLQRGDRVIDYGCGSGILAIAAIKLGADHATGIDIDPQAISASQDNALRNDCDPAKFVFATAHKAAGQDLQPNEQVDVVVANILANPLIILAPILEQAVRRGGHIVLSGILQEQAEDVRSVYQQWFDMRIANAQEGWVLLTGIKR, encoded by the coding sequence ATGTCCTGGGTTACCCTGATTATCCGAGCTGATGCGGCGCATGCCGAATTACTGAGTGATGCCTTGATGGAACAGGGCGCACTGTCAGTGGATATTCATGATGCAGCCGCCGATACGCAAGATGAACAATTACTGTTCGGAGAACCCGGAGAACCGAGCGGAGTAATCTGGCAGAATGCGGAAGTTTCTGCATTGTTTAATCATGGTGCGGATTTTGACGCAATTATGCAAAATGTGACACATCTCGCGCAACTGGATAGTCAACCCAATTATCGTTTGGAACGCGTTGAAGAACAGGACTGGGTACGCTTGACTCAGTCACAATTTAATCCGATTCAAATATCCCCGCGTCTATGGATTGTTCCAACTTGGCATCAATCGCCTGATCCGGCGGCAATCAATCTGATTCTCGATCCTGGGCTTGCTTTTGGCACCGGCAGCCATCCGACTACGCAATTGTGCCTGGGCTGGCTGGACCAAAATCTGCAGCGGGGAGACCGAGTCATTGATTATGGCTGCGGTTCGGGAATATTGGCTATCGCAGCGATAAAGCTGGGTGCAGATCACGCCACCGGTATTGATATTGACCCCCAAGCGATTTCGGCCAGTCAAGACAATGCACTGCGCAATGATTGCGATCCCGCTAAATTTGTTTTTGCAACAGCGCATAAAGCTGCCGGACAGGATTTACAACCCAACGAACAAGTCGATGTTGTGGTTGCGAATATTCTGGCGAATCCTTTGATCATACTGGCACCCATCCTTGAACAAGCAGTCCGGAGAGGCGGTCATATTGTGCTATCAGGCATTCTGCAGGAACAAGCCGAGGACGTCAGGAGCGTTTATCAACAATGGTTTGATATGCGCATTGCCAATGCCCAAGAAGGTTGGGTGCTGTTAACCGGAATTAAAAGGTGA
- a CDS encoding restriction endonuclease, protein MTIPDYQALMLPVLKTASDGKEYKFSQLVEELADQFNLTTEERNELLPSGSQAIFTNRVGWARSYLKQADLLATPKRGFLRITQKGIELLSKDPIKIDISVLERYPEFIEFRNRKKDKNESLIEASGLESNLTPEDSLASAYNKLRSALEAEILSAIKDASPSFFERLVVDLLVKMGYGGSRQDAGKALGKSGDGGIDGIINEDRLGLDVIYIQAKRWEGVVGRPEIQKFAGALQGQRARKGVFITTSSFSKEAKEYASFIDTKIILIDGEQLSRLMAEHNVGVSIVGQYEVKKLDSDYFDNE, encoded by the coding sequence ATGACAATTCCTGATTACCAAGCACTTATGCTTCCTGTCCTGAAAACAGCGTCCGACGGCAAGGAATATAAATTCAGTCAGTTGGTTGAAGAATTGGCTGATCAGTTTAATCTTACGACAGAAGAAAGAAATGAACTTCTCCCAAGCGGAAGTCAGGCTATTTTTACTAACCGCGTGGGCTGGGCGCGCTCATATCTTAAGCAAGCTGATTTGCTTGCAACACCAAAACGTGGATTTCTCAGAATCACACAAAAAGGTATTGAGTTACTCTCAAAAGATCCAATCAAGATCGATATATCAGTACTTGAGCGATATCCTGAATTTATTGAATTTAGAAATCGTAAAAAAGATAAAAATGAATCTCTGATAGAAGCATCAGGATTGGAGTCAAATCTAACTCCAGAAGATTCGCTAGCATCTGCTTACAATAAGCTCCGTTCTGCTCTTGAAGCCGAAATTCTGAGTGCTATTAAAGATGCTTCCCCATCATTCTTTGAACGTTTAGTTGTCGACCTTCTTGTAAAAATGGGGTATGGCGGCAGTCGTCAGGATGCTGGAAAGGCGCTTGGGAAAAGTGGCGATGGTGGTATTGATGGAATAATCAATGAAGATCGTCTTGGCTTGGATGTTATATACATTCAAGCTAAACGATGGGAGGGTGTGGTCGGTCGCCCTGAAATCCAAAAATTTGCAGGTGCACTGCAAGGACAACGTGCTAGAAAAGGTGTTTTTATCACTACGTCGTCATTCAGCAAAGAAGCAAAAGAATATGCCTCATTTATTGATACGAAAATAATATTAATTGATGGCGAGCAATTGTCGAGACTTATGGCAGAACATAATGTTGGAGTCTCAATTGTAGGGCAGTATGAAGTAAAGAAATTAGATTCTGATTATTTCGATAACGAGTAG
- the metH gene encoding methionine synthase — translation MTRESRTALLESLFAQRILILDGAMGTMIQTFKLTETDFRGQRFADFPHDLRGNNDLLTLTQPQVIRSIHTGYLEAGADILETNTFNSNAASMADYHMQDLVYELNCSAAKLAREAAQSFEARTPEKPRFVAGVIGPTTKTASISPDVNDPGFRGITYDQLVVDYTESIRGLVDGGVDILLVETIFDSLNAKAALFAIDQFFEDHGIRLPIMISVTITDASGRTLSGQTPEAFWNSVSHTRPISVGINCALGAELMRPYIEELAGVADVYTSVHPNAGLPNPLSDTGYDESPEYTANQIKGFAQSGFVNIVGGCCGTTPAHIKAIAQAVSDIAPRKIPEIPKKLRLSGLEPLNIGDDSLFVNVGERTNVTGSRAFARLILNDDYAEALNVARSQVESGAQIIDINMDEAMLDSQKAMVTFLNLVAAEPDICKVPIMLDSSKWTVIEAGLKCVQGKSIINSISMKEGEEEFIKHAKLARRYGAAVIVMAFDEQGQADTLKRKVDICTRSYRLLVDQVGFPPEDIIFDPNIFAIATGIEEHNNYGVDFIDATRIIKQTLPYAKVSGGVSNVSFSFRGNEPIREAIHTAFLYHAIKAGMTMGIVNAGQLGVYTDIPAELLEKVEDVILNRRADATEHLVEFAENFKGKKKEQVEDLAWRAEPLQQRLTHALVRGIDTFIVEDTEAARVEIENKGGRPIQVIEGPLMEGMSVVGDLFGAGKMFLPQVVKSARVMKQAVAHLLPFIEAEKKLSGDNKPKGKIVIATVKGDVHDIGKNIVTVVLQCNNYEVINMGVMVPSAQILDMARREKADIIGLSGLITPSLEEMAHVAKEMQREGFTIPLLIGGATTSRVHTAVKIAPHYEGATVWVPDASRAVGVCTNLLSRDLLAGYVQEIKEEYEKVRTQHKNKKGTAKLLTLAQARANAYQTDWANYHPYQPELIGVRTLNNYPLDKIVPYIDWTPFFQAWELAGRYPDILQDEVVGETASQLFRDAQTMLKKIVEQKWLNANAVIGLFPANSVGDDIEIYTDQTRSKLAMTYHCLRQQDQKPTGKPNRCLSDFIAPKETGIKDTIGLFAVGAGFGIDERVKAFEDANDDYSAIVLKALADRLAEAFAEHMHARVRREFWGYAKDETLSNEQLINEEYKGIRPAPGYPACPDHTEKGPLFAVLNASENAGIIITESFAMVPTAAVSGFYFAHPESTFFAVGKIGKDQVEDYAKRKGWTVEETEKWLAPVLAYER, via the coding sequence ATGACTAGAGAATCCCGCACCGCCTTATTGGAAAGTTTGTTTGCCCAGCGCATCCTGATTTTGGATGGCGCGATGGGCACGATGATTCAGACATTCAAACTGACCGAGACGGATTTTCGTGGGCAGCGTTTTGCCGATTTTCCGCATGATCTGCGAGGAAATAATGATTTATTGACACTCACGCAGCCGCAGGTTATTCGTTCGATTCATACGGGTTATCTGGAAGCGGGGGCGGATATTCTCGAAACCAATACCTTCAATTCGAATGCGGCTTCGATGGCGGATTATCACATGCAAGATCTGGTGTATGAATTGAATTGTTCTGCCGCAAAACTGGCGCGTGAAGCCGCGCAAAGCTTCGAAGCGAGAACACCGGAAAAGCCGCGTTTTGTCGCTGGTGTGATCGGTCCGACCACCAAAACAGCGTCCATTTCTCCGGATGTCAATGATCCGGGGTTTCGCGGGATTACTTATGACCAACTCGTCGTCGACTACACCGAGTCGATTCGCGGGTTAGTGGATGGCGGAGTGGATATTCTGCTGGTTGAAACCATTTTCGACTCGCTCAATGCCAAAGCGGCGCTGTTTGCTATTGACCAATTCTTCGAAGACCATGGCATACGGCTGCCGATCATGATTTCGGTCACCATTACCGATGCCTCCGGACGCACGCTATCCGGACAAACACCGGAAGCATTCTGGAATTCGGTCAGTCATACGCGGCCGATCTCCGTCGGTATTAATTGCGCGTTGGGTGCTGAGCTCATGCGCCCGTATATTGAAGAATTGGCGGGTGTGGCGGATGTTTATACCAGTGTGCATCCCAATGCCGGTTTGCCGAATCCGTTATCCGACACGGGCTATGATGAGTCGCCCGAATATACTGCGAATCAAATCAAAGGATTCGCGCAATCCGGCTTTGTCAATATTGTGGGCGGCTGTTGCGGGACAACCCCGGCGCATATCAAAGCCATTGCCCAAGCCGTCAGTGATATTGCACCCCGAAAAATCCCCGAAATTCCCAAGAAACTGCGTCTGTCCGGTTTGGAACCGCTGAATATTGGCGATGATTCACTGTTTGTGAATGTCGGTGAACGGACTAATGTCACTGGCTCCAGAGCATTTGCCCGTTTGATACTCAATGATGATTATGCCGAAGCGTTGAACGTGGCGCGTAGCCAGGTTGAGAGTGGTGCACAGATCATCGATATCAACATGGATGAAGCCATGTTGGATTCGCAAAAAGCCATGGTGACATTCCTGAATCTGGTTGCCGCCGAGCCGGATATCTGCAAAGTACCGATCATGCTGGATTCCAGCAAGTGGACAGTAATCGAAGCGGGTTTGAAATGTGTTCAAGGTAAATCCATCATTAACTCGATCAGCATGAAAGAGGGCGAGGAAGAGTTCATCAAGCACGCTAAACTGGCTCGCCGGTATGGTGCGGCGGTGATTGTGATGGCGTTCGATGAACAAGGCCAGGCCGACACGCTAAAACGCAAAGTGGATATTTGCACACGCAGTTATCGTTTGCTGGTTGACCAGGTTGGTTTCCCGCCCGAAGACATTATTTTTGATCCGAATATTTTCGCGATTGCGACGGGGATTGAAGAGCATAATAATTATGGCGTCGATTTTATCGATGCTACCCGGATCATCAAACAAACCCTGCCGTATGCCAAAGTGAGCGGCGGGGTATCCAATGTTTCGTTTTCCTTCCGCGGCAACGAGCCGATTCGTGAAGCCATTCATACCGCATTTCTGTACCACGCGATTAAAGCCGGTATGACGATGGGGATTGTGAATGCCGGACAACTGGGGGTATATACGGATATTCCTGCTGAGCTGCTAGAAAAAGTTGAAGATGTCATTCTGAACCGGCGTGCGGATGCGACCGAACATCTGGTTGAATTTGCAGAAAATTTCAAGGGTAAGAAGAAGGAACAGGTTGAAGACCTGGCTTGGCGCGCTGAGCCGTTGCAACAAAGGCTGACGCATGCCTTGGTCAGGGGCATCGACACTTTTATTGTGGAGGATACCGAAGCGGCGCGTGTGGAGATTGAAAACAAAGGTGGCCGCCCGATTCAGGTGATCGAAGGGCCGTTGATGGAAGGCATGAGCGTCGTGGGTGATCTGTTTGGCGCCGGTAAAATGTTTTTGCCGCAAGTGGTCAAATCGGCGCGGGTGATGAAACAAGCGGTAGCGCATTTGCTGCCGTTCATCGAAGCCGAAAAGAAATTATCCGGTGATAACAAGCCCAAAGGAAAAATTGTCATCGCCACCGTCAAGGGCGATGTGCATGATATCGGCAAGAATATAGTCACTGTGGTTTTGCAATGTAACAACTACGAAGTGATCAACATGGGCGTGATGGTGCCGAGCGCACAGATTCTGGATATGGCGCGGCGTGAAAAGGCCGATATTATCGGTCTGTCCGGACTGATCACACCTTCCCTGGAAGAAATGGCGCACGTCGCCAAGGAAATGCAGCGCGAGGGATTCACGATTCCACTATTGATCGGCGGCGCAACCACTTCGCGGGTGCATACCGCTGTCAAAATTGCGCCGCATTATGAAGGTGCAACCGTATGGGTACCGGATGCCAGCCGTGCGGTGGGTGTGTGCACTAATCTGCTTTCCCGGGATTTATTAGCGGGTTATGTGCAGGAAATCAAGGAAGAATACGAAAAAGTCCGCACCCAGCACAAGAACAAGAAAGGAACGGCGAAGCTGCTGACACTGGCTCAAGCGCGCGCCAATGCGTATCAGACCGATTGGGCGAATTACCACCCGTATCAGCCCGAACTGATCGGTGTTCGCACGCTGAATAATTACCCGCTGGACAAGATTGTTCCGTATATCGATTGGACGCCTTTCTTCCAGGCTTGGGAACTCGCCGGGCGTTATCCGGACATCCTGCAGGATGAAGTCGTTGGAGAAACGGCCAGCCAGCTATTTCGCGATGCGCAGACGATGCTGAAAAAAATCGTCGAGCAGAAATGGCTGAACGCCAACGCGGTGATTGGTCTGTTTCCGGCTAATTCCGTCGGCGATGATATCGAAATTTATACCGATCAAACACGCAGTAAGCTGGCCATGACTTATCATTGTTTGCGTCAGCAAGACCAGAAACCGACCGGCAAACCCAATCGCTGCTTATCCGATTTCATTGCGCCGAAGGAAACCGGTATCAAAGACACCATCGGCTTGTTTGCCGTAGGCGCCGGGTTTGGTATTGATGAACGCGTCAAAGCCTTTGAAGATGCCAATGATGACTACAGCGCGATTGTACTCAAAGCGCTGGCGGATCGTCTGGCAGAAGCTTTCGCCGAGCACATGCATGCACGCGTGCGCCGCGAGTTCTGGGGTTACGCCAAGGATGAAACCTTAAGCAACGAGCAACTGATCAATGAAGAATATAAAGGCATCCGTCCTGCACCGGGTTACCCGGCTTGTCCTGATCACACCGAAAAAGGTCCGCTGTTTGCAGTTCTGAATGCTTCAGAAAATGCCGGCATCATTATTACAGAATCCTTCGCCATGGTGCCGACTGCAGCTGTGTCGGGATTTTATTTCGCCCATCCCGAATCCACCTTCTTTGCAGTAGGAAAAATCGGCAAAGATCAGGTGGAGGATTATGCGAAACGGAAAGGCTGGACAGTAGAAGAAACGGAGAAATGGCTGGCACCGGTGCTGGCGTATGAACGGTAA
- the aroQ gene encoding type II 3-dehydroquinate dehydratase, translating to MDSKNVKARNILIIHGPNLNLLGVREPEIYGGVTLQDINRNLSRLTENTGVKLDFFQSNAESALIDRVQQTMSDGTDFIIINPAAYTHTSIALRDALAAVKLPFIEVHLSNIYSRESFRQKSYFSDSAIGIISGLGAKGYELALEYAMTS from the coding sequence ATGGATTCGAAAAATGTAAAGGCAAGAAATATCTTGATTATTCACGGACCCAATTTGAATCTGCTGGGGGTTCGTGAGCCGGAGATTTATGGTGGTGTGACGTTACAAGATATTAACAGAAATTTAAGCAGATTAACTGAAAATACAGGTGTTAAACTGGATTTTTTTCAGAGTAATGCTGAATCGGCCCTGATTGATAGAGTCCAGCAGACTATGAGCGATGGAACAGATTTCATTATCATCAATCCGGCTGCATACACGCATACCAGTATTGCTTTGCGGGACGCGCTTGCTGCTGTAAAACTGCCTTTTATCGAAGTGCATTTATCAAATATCTATTCCCGGGAATCTTTTCGTCAGAAATCCTATTTTTCCGATTCGGCGATAGGTATTATTAGTGGTTTGGGTGCTAAAGGATATGAATTGGCACTGGAATACGCAATGACATCTTAA
- the accB gene encoding acetyl-CoA carboxylase biotin carboxyl carrier protein, with protein sequence MDLRKLKKLIELVEESSIAELEITEGEEKVRISKSGSGVQNYAFMPPGMQPVMSPVQQQTPTPGPEAANANESAVVEKNAIPDGHIVKSPMVGTFYRAASPGASAFVEVGQRVKEGDTLCIIEAMKLLNEIEADKDGVIKAILLENGQPVEYGEPLFVIQ encoded by the coding sequence ATGGATTTAAGAAAGCTTAAGAAGCTCATTGAGCTGGTTGAAGAATCAAGTATTGCTGAATTGGAAATTACGGAAGGCGAAGAAAAAGTTCGCATCAGTAAATCTGGTTCCGGGGTTCAAAATTATGCATTTATGCCGCCTGGTATGCAGCCGGTTATGTCCCCTGTTCAGCAGCAAACACCAACGCCTGGGCCGGAAGCAGCTAATGCCAATGAATCTGCAGTGGTTGAAAAAAATGCAATACCTGATGGCCATATTGTTAAATCGCCTATGGTGGGAACATTTTATCGGGCCGCATCACCCGGTGCGAGTGCATTTGTCGAAGTCGGGCAAAGGGTCAAAGAAGGCGATACGTTATGTATCATTGAGGCAATGAAGCTATTGAATGAAATTGAGGCCGATAAAGATGGGGTCATCAAGGCGATCTTGCTAGAGAATGGTCAGCCAGTTGAATATGGCGAACCCTTGTTCGTAATTCAATGA
- a CDS encoding zinc-ribbon and DUF3426 domain-containing protein: protein MALVTLCPGCGTTFRVNSAQLQAYGGEVRCGHCQRIFNGFATLITVNESAIESAFESPTQLQSQSISEPETSTENLAVITNSGNAMDLPVSTDWNQQSTETSDNPFDDDKPAEQARGWGLANVLLLLLLIGQIAYVYRTELTIISLEIRPYLERYCAFIACTVPYPQDIKQLGIESSDLQKNLARQPEVTTMRAIISNHAPFPQAFPALQLLLLDVHDQIITSRIFTAQDYLLDQDKSLQFIEPRREIEIRLDFDSSQLNALGYRLQLLYL from the coding sequence ATGGCGCTGGTAACACTCTGTCCTGGTTGTGGCACGACCTTTCGTGTGAATTCCGCGCAATTACAAGCCTACGGCGGCGAAGTGCGTTGCGGACATTGTCAGCGGATTTTCAATGGGTTTGCCACGTTGATAACCGTTAATGAATCCGCCATTGAATCCGCCTTTGAATCCCCAACCCAGTTGCAATCGCAATCGATCAGCGAACCGGAAACATCCACAGAAAATCTTGCAGTAATCACGAATTCGGGCAACGCAATGGATCTGCCGGTTTCTACGGATTGGAATCAGCAATCAACTGAAACTTCGGATAATCCCTTTGATGATGATAAGCCAGCCGAACAAGCGCGGGGTTGGGGACTGGCTAATGTCCTTCTGCTGCTGTTGTTGATCGGGCAGATTGCGTATGTCTATCGTACCGAACTGACGATCATTTCCCTGGAAATCAGGCCGTATCTGGAACGCTACTGTGCGTTCATTGCCTGCACGGTACCCTATCCGCAAGATATCAAACAACTGGGTATCGAATCATCGGATTTGCAAAAGAATCTGGCGCGGCAACCGGAAGTCACGACCATGCGGGCGATCATCAGCAATCACGCACCTTTCCCGCAAGCATTTCCGGCACTGCAACTCTTATTGCTGGATGTCCATGATCAAATCATCACCAGCCGTATTTTTACCGCCCAAGATTACTTGCTGGATCAAGATAAATCGCTACAATTTATTGAACCCCGGCGTGAGATTGAGATTCGGCTGGATTTTGATAGCAGCCAATTGAATGCCCTGGGCTACCGTTTGCAATTACTCTATCTGTAA